A single uncultured Acetobacterium sp. DNA region contains:
- a CDS encoding chromate transporter, which translates to MNKEEHITASLRIIFMTFFKIGLFTFGGGYAMVPLIEYEMVEKHHWIDSKEIIDIIAVAAAAPGVISVNTATFVGYRVAGFRGALVATLGMIIPSYIIICTIALFYQQFKNLIWVSYAFAGIRAGVIVLLLGAVLELGKKLEYTTMAVLILTITFVLATFTELNVIFLLIGSGIAGMIYQVFIKKDLIEPKNGEEK; encoded by the coding sequence TTGAATAAAGAAGAACATATAACCGCATCGCTGAGAATAATATTTATGACCTTTTTCAAAATTGGGCTATTTACTTTTGGCGGCGGTTATGCCATGGTCCCTTTAATTGAATATGAGATGGTGGAGAAACATCACTGGATTGATAGTAAAGAAATTATTGATATTATAGCGGTGGCGGCAGCGGCACCGGGGGTAATTTCGGTAAACACGGCAACTTTTGTGGGTTATCGGGTTGCCGGTTTTCGGGGGGCTCTGGTTGCGACGTTGGGAATGATTATTCCATCCTACATTATTATTTGTACCATTGCTTTATTTTATCAGCAGTTTAAAAATCTGATCTGGGTGAGTTATGCTTTCGCAGGTATACGAGCCGGCGTAATTGTGCTTTTACTGGGAGCTGTTTTAGAACTAGGTAAAAAACTTGAGTACACAACCATGGCGGTTTTGATTTTAACCATCACCTTTGTTTTGGCAACCTTTACAGAACTCAATGTTATCTTCTTATTGATCGGCAGTGGAATAGCCGGAATGATCTATCAGGTATTCATAAAAAAGGATCTGATTGAACCGAAAAACGGAGAGGAAAAATAA
- a CDS encoding chromate transporter, protein MIYLNLFFTFFKIGLFTFGGGYAMIPLIQQEVIGQQWLTMAELSDFIAIAQSTPGAFAVNIATFVGMERAGFLGALLTATAVASASFIIIILIAKIFSDFLCNRWIQGLLLGMRPVVIALIASAAVLLMINGFIIKDADFHSLTEFFAALRYKELLIFGICCGLHFKLKLHPIQLILTSAGLGILFFGVLPIFL, encoded by the coding sequence ATGATCTATTTAAATTTATTTTTCACTTTCTTTAAAATTGGGTTATTTACCTTTGGCGGTGGTTATGCCATGATTCCCCTGATTCAACAGGAAGTCATTGGTCAGCAGTGGCTGACAATGGCTGAGTTATCGGATTTTATTGCAATTGCCCAGTCTACCCCTGGAGCTTTTGCCGTGAATATAGCAACTTTTGTGGGAATGGAAAGAGCTGGTTTTCTGGGTGCTTTACTAACCGCAACAGCAGTTGCATCAGCTTCATTTATCATTATCATTCTGATCGCTAAAATATTTTCCGATTTTCTTTGTAATCGATGGATTCAGGGACTATTATTAGGGATGCGACCGGTTGTCATTGCTTTAATTGCATCGGCAGCGGTGCTCTTGATGATCAATGGTTTCATTATAAAAGACGCCGATTTTCATTCCCTGACGGAATTTTTTGCCGCACTTCGCTATAAAGAACTGTTGATTTTCGGGATTTGCTGTGGGCTGCATTTTAAACTTAAACTCCATCCGATCCAATTGATTTTGACTTCTGCGGGTTTGGGAATATTGTTTTTTGGAGTCCTGCCAATATTCTTATAG
- a CDS encoding FMN-binding protein — MTLIISVVTAWVSVFLAGLLVIIYLLRIVNKGKRKSKLIGRINKKLRNSHKTMGIAFVITACIHGYFSSGAILSLNFGTLCMVMGILLGLTYMLRKLFPQKLTWIKPHRWLTVVLIVFLGLHLWEVGGIMGPEAFFTGAANEIQTSVDKLYGSSTVSASAGEDQTDTIATAETTTTANSNTTITDTVVAKTNLFLGSVDLKDGTYTGVADGYGPDLTVSVTVADNVITDVQVVSHNEVGQKHYGVAIEAIPAAIVAQQTPVVDSISGATYTSNGVMQAVINALEPAVISGTLPSL; from the coding sequence ATGACACTGATAATAAGCGTTGTAACTGCTTGGGTAAGCGTTTTTTTAGCAGGGCTACTTGTAATTATATATTTGCTACGAATTGTTAATAAGGGAAAAAGAAAAAGTAAGCTGATCGGAAGAATAAATAAAAAACTGAGGAATTCCCACAAAACCATGGGGATTGCATTTGTGATTACGGCCTGTATTCATGGATATTTTTCATCGGGAGCCATTCTATCACTTAATTTTGGGACGCTTTGTATGGTAATGGGGATTCTGTTGGGATTAACTTATATGTTGAGAAAGCTCTTTCCCCAAAAACTCACCTGGATCAAACCACATCGATGGCTAACGGTTGTATTGATTGTATTCCTGGGATTGCATTTATGGGAAGTTGGAGGAATCATGGGACCGGAAGCTTTTTTTACTGGTGCCGCAAATGAAATCCAGACCTCGGTTGATAAACTTTACGGAAGCTCTACTGTGTCGGCATCAGCCGGCGAGGATCAAACAGACACAATAGCGACCGCTGAAACCACGACGACAGCTAACTCCAATACAACCATAACTGATACAGTGGTCGCAAAAACGAATCTATTTTTGGGAAGCGTTGACTTAAAAGACGGCACCTATACAGGTGTGGCTGATGGATATGGACCAGATCTTACGGTCAGTGTGACAGTAGCAGATAATGTGATTACCGATGTGCAAGTTGTATCGCATAATGAAGTTGGGCAAAAGCATTATGGCGTTGCCATCGAAGCTATTCCAGCAGCGATTGTGGCACAGCAAACGCCAGTGGTTGATAGTATTTCTGGAGCAACCTATACATCAAATGGAGTCATGCAGGCAGTTATCAATGCATTGGAGCCAGCTGTGATTTCAGGAACGCTCCCGAGTTTGTGA
- a CDS encoding GyrI-like domain-containing protein: MPKMSRIQTLKQREQPTLILRMTTNVEELPRIIGESFGKIVAYLNEIGELMSDVPFVAYHNMDMQNLEVEIGFPVAQPLPGKGEVQPSFIPEGKIIFCMYRGSYAEMEPVYIEMSQWFENNECQPSGISYEYYYNDPEFPESEWLTKIVMPIK, from the coding sequence ATGCCAAAAATGTCAAGAATTCAAACATTGAAACAACGAGAACAGCCAACCCTGATACTACGAATGACGACAAATGTTGAAGAATTGCCACGCATAATTGGGGAAAGCTTTGGAAAAATTGTAGCTTATCTCAATGAAATTGGGGAACTTATGTCAGATGTTCCTTTTGTCGCCTATCATAATATGGATATGCAAAATCTCGAAGTTGAGATTGGTTTTCCTGTCGCCCAGCCGTTGCCAGGGAAAGGTGAAGTTCAACCAAGTTTTATTCCCGAGGGAAAAATTATCTTTTGTATGTATCGAGGATCTTATGCAGAAATGGAACCGGTTTATATTGAAATGTCACAATGGTTTGAAAATAATGAATGCCAACCATCAGGAATTTCATATGAATATTATTATAATGATCCAGAGTTTCCAGAAAGTGAGTGGCTCACAAAAATTGTTATGCCCATTAAATAG
- a CDS encoding GNAT family protein gives MKFELRDWKLDDAESIVRYANNPKVACFLKNEFPSPYTLDDAHMFIDKCIHRDQTKQSIKAIVIDNEPIGSVGLILQDDVSSKTAELGYWLGEPFWGKGIMTRALIQTCENGFANFDIFRIYSRPFLENTGARKALENAGFQLEGICKKAIFKNGKITDYCMYALIK, from the coding sequence ATGAAATTTGAATTAAGAGATTGGAAACTGGATGATGCCGAAAGTATTGTGCGTTATGCAAATAACCCCAAGGTCGCCTGCTTTTTGAAAAACGAGTTCCCATCGCCCTACACATTGGACGATGCCCATATGTTCATAGACAAGTGTATCCACAGAGATCAGACAAAACAGTCGATTAAAGCCATTGTCATTGATAATGAGCCCATCGGCTCGGTGGGATTAATTCTTCAGGATGATGTCAGCAGTAAAACTGCCGAGTTGGGATATTGGTTGGGTGAACCATTTTGGGGAAAAGGAATCATGACCAGAGCTTTAATTCAGACTTGTGAAAATGGCTTTGCCAACTTTGATATTTTCAGGATTTATTCCAGACCTTTTTTAGAAAATACCGGAGCGCGGAAAGCTCTGGAAAATGCCGGTTTCCAGCTGGAAGGCATCTGTAAAAAGGCGATCTTCAAAAATGGAAAAATAACAGATTATTGTATGTATGCGTTGATAAAGTAA
- a CDS encoding GGDEF domain-containing protein: MCKTEALLTDLGNIRSETQHLIMLEFFGTPRNDVITGLDNDMQNIKIENNWTKDSDYLQKLSLLSLEWSTLKSYLDDYRIEKDGTKELIQDSEVYLNAMNDMARVVTQYRAEIINQLNISICLLVAIFGALVIVSLPQNMKEIKLIQKNRELELAAYIDKITGLPSRRSCEEKIWMPINPRKVPYCVVIFDLNNLKKVNDEYGHHEGDRLIKGFAGILENISNDRIFAGRYGGDEFILIVHGYNEERILRLLNKVELKVENHNIQNNHPQIQYAVGYSFEGETLREMIDIADERMYINKKAMKEKKAPVVKMSVDYINL, translated from the coding sequence ATGTGTAAAACAGAAGCGCTCTTAACTGATTTAGGAAATATCAGAAGCGAAACTCAGCATTTGATTATGCTGGAATTTTTTGGTACACCCCGAAATGATGTGATCACCGGGCTTGATAATGACATGCAAAATATAAAAATAGAAAATAATTGGACCAAAGATTCAGATTATTTGCAAAAGTTAAGCTTATTATCATTGGAATGGTCGACCTTAAAATCATATCTTGACGATTATAGAATAGAAAAGGACGGGACAAAAGAACTTATCCAAGACAGTGAAGTGTATTTAAATGCTATGAACGATATGGCCAGGGTGGTTACCCAGTATCGTGCCGAGATAATAAATCAATTAAACATATCGATATGTTTACTGGTCGCCATTTTCGGTGCATTGGTTATTGTTTCGCTACCCCAAAATATGAAAGAAATCAAACTGATTCAGAAGAATAGAGAACTGGAACTGGCAGCTTATATTGATAAAATAACGGGTTTGCCAAGTCGCAGAAGTTGTGAGGAAAAAATATGGATGCCGATTAATCCCAGAAAGGTACCATATTGTGTAGTGATATTTGATCTCAATAATTTAAAGAAGGTCAATGATGAATATGGACATCACGAAGGGGATCGCTTGATAAAAGGATTCGCTGGTATTCTGGAAAATATTAGTAATGACCGTATTTTTGCCGGACGATACGGTGGTGACGAATTCATTTTGATTGTTCATGGCTACAATGAAGAAAGAATTCTGAGATTATTAAATAAAGTTGAATTAAAGGTAGAGAATCACAATATTCAAAATAATCATCCACAGATACAATATGCAGTTGGTTATTCTTTTGAAGGAGAGACGCTAAGAGAGATGATTGATATCGCTGATGAAAGAATGTATATCAACAAAAAAGCTATGAAAGAGAAAAAAGCGCCGGTAGTAAAGATGTCGGTGGATTATATCAATCTTTAG
- a CDS encoding HD domain-containing phosphohydrolase, which translates to MTEAKAYRDIYNFSVKLNEVYQLFNDEHEDANEIFSLQFQKYTRFMINGLMNASFLDLEKYRNASCVSNCLPGHSIRTALLSICLAKELDIDKEEIYFIGLGGILHDIGKLFVPSKILHKPCKLSATEFDVVKKHASMGFELLEDVRWLPQESLLIVQSHHEKLDGSGYPNRLVGNEIHIFSRIVGVADVFDAITSKRNYREMVNYNEALEIIKRETPHLLDKNIVMGLIDLVESHIRSNGKHNENLNIGQGRAQAV; encoded by the coding sequence ATGACGGAAGCAAAAGCGTATCGGGATATTTATAATTTTTCAGTAAAATTAAATGAAGTTTATCAACTGTTCAATGATGAGCATGAAGACGCAAATGAAATCTTTTCACTTCAATTTCAAAAGTATACTCGGTTCATGATTAACGGTCTGATGAATGCTTCATTTCTTGATTTGGAAAAATATCGAAATGCAAGTTGTGTCAGCAACTGTTTACCAGGACACTCTATCCGGACAGCACTACTTTCAATTTGCCTTGCCAAGGAATTAGATATCGATAAGGAAGAAATATATTTTATTGGTTTGGGTGGAATATTACATGATATTGGAAAATTATTTGTTCCCAGTAAAATTCTGCATAAACCGTGTAAACTGAGTGCCACTGAATTTGATGTGGTTAAAAAGCATGCGTCAATGGGCTTTGAACTGCTTGAAGATGTGCGCTGGCTCCCCCAAGAAAGTCTGCTGATTGTTCAAAGTCATCACGAAAAGTTGGATGGCAGTGGCTATCCTAATCGCTTAGTTGGCAATGAAATACATATCTTTAGCCGAATTGTTGGAGTCGCCGATGTTTTTGATGCGATAACCAGTAAAAGAAATTATCGTGAGATGGTTAATTATAATGAAGCGTTGGAAATAATTAAGCGAGAAACACCCCATCTCTTAGATAAAAATATTGTAATGGGTCTGATTGATCTAGTCGAATCACATATCCGTTCCAATGGAAAGCATAACGAAAATTTAAATATTGGACAAGGGCGAGCTCAGGCAGTTTGA
- the cas2 gene encoding CRISPR-associated endonuclease Cas2, translating to MGKSLNYNYAFVFYDINEKRVNKVFKICKKYLVHYQKSVFRGAITPSKLIQLRHELKNIIVGAEDFVCIIKLINGDVFEEETLGNFQSAESLFL from the coding sequence ATGGGAAAGTCACTTAATTATAACTATGCCTTTGTTTTCTATGACATTAACGAAAAACGCGTGAACAAAGTTTTTAAGATATGCAAAAAATATTTAGTCCATTACCAAAAATCTGTTTTCCGTGGTGCGATTACACCCTCTAAACTTATTCAACTTCGTCATGAATTAAAAAATATTATTGTTGGCGCGGAGGACTTTGTGTGTATAATTAAATTAATTAATGGTGATGTTTTCGAAGAAGAAACTTTGGGCAATTTTCAATCTGCCGAAAGTCTTTTCCTTTGA
- the cas1b gene encoding type I-B CRISPR-associated endonuclease Cas1b has product MGHTRYLTSMGELTRKDNSLCFRVNGRNTYIPIEGIRELYCLSEVSLNTKLLDFLSKNNIIIHFFNYHEGYSGTFYPKETLVSGRLLVAQVNASINKRLDIAKAIVQGIADNIDELLYHYYKHEKKEVKPTIDWIRKDLPLNLAHAHNIKQILQIEGELWQRFYSCFKFFLPEDFMMNKRVKRPPDNPINALISFGNSLLYSKTISVIYQTHLDQRISFLHEPSEGRFSLSLDLCEVFKPAIVFKTIFDLVNNRRLQVDKHFEKKLNYCILNEEGRKVFIGAFEERLESVFQHPKLKRKVSYRTAIKLDCYKLIKEILEDQTFTPFNNKEKQ; this is encoded by the coding sequence ATGGGACATACCCGCTATCTGACGTCGATGGGTGAGTTGACCAGAAAGGATAACTCACTCTGCTTTCGTGTGAACGGACGAAATACTTATATTCCTATTGAAGGGATTCGTGAACTTTATTGCTTATCCGAAGTAAGCTTGAATACAAAACTTCTTGATTTCCTCTCAAAAAACAATATCATTATCCATTTTTTTAACTATCATGAAGGCTATAGTGGCACCTTTTATCCTAAAGAAACTTTGGTTAGCGGCCGTTTGCTGGTTGCTCAAGTAAACGCTTCAATAAATAAGCGTCTCGATATTGCTAAGGCAATTGTTCAGGGCATCGCAGACAATATTGATGAACTTCTCTATCATTATTATAAACATGAAAAGAAAGAGGTAAAACCAACTATTGACTGGATTCGAAAGGATTTACCATTAAATCTAGCTCACGCCCACAATATAAAACAAATTTTGCAAATTGAAGGGGAATTATGGCAGCGTTTTTATTCATGCTTTAAATTTTTCTTGCCTGAAGATTTTATGATGAATAAACGTGTCAAGCGGCCTCCTGACAATCCAATCAACGCACTGATTTCATTTGGCAACAGCTTGCTTTATTCTAAGACTATATCAGTAATTTATCAAACCCATTTGGATCAGCGTATCAGTTTTCTTCATGAACCATCAGAAGGTCGATTTTCTTTGAGTCTTGATTTATGCGAAGTTTTTAAACCTGCGATCGTTTTTAAGACCATCTTTGATCTTGTAAATAATCGTCGCCTTCAAGTTGATAAACATTTTGAAAAGAAATTAAATTACTGTATTCTTAATGAGGAAGGACGCAAAGTATTTATCGGAGCTTTCGAAGAACGTCTTGAAAGTGTTTTTCAGCATCCCAAACTGAAGCGGAAGGTAAGTTATCGAACCGCCATCAAATTAGACTGTTACAAACTAATTAAGGAAATCCTTGAAGACCAAACTTTTACTCCATTTAATAATAAGGAGAAACAATAA
- a CDS encoding CRISPR-associated protein Cas4 has translation MGVTGTLVNYYIHCKRQCWLHGNRINLEDNSEDVKIGKALHAVKAAESTETEIAVENIKIDKITRDYLVEIKKSDADYQAVKWQVLFYLNVLKKKGIEHQGKIEFIEKNKSDHKIYYLDLDAENIQKLSVIETEIIELLNQPAPPSVAINRKCAKCAYYTYCCI, from the coding sequence ATGGGAGTAACTGGTACTCTGGTGAATTATTACATTCATTGCAAACGTCAATGCTGGCTTCATGGTAATCGGATCAATCTGGAAGACAACAGCGAGGATGTTAAAATTGGAAAGGCGCTGCATGCGGTTAAAGCAGCTGAAAGTACCGAAACGGAAATTGCTGTTGAAAACATTAAAATTGATAAGATTACCCGAGATTATCTGGTTGAGATCAAAAAATCCGATGCTGACTATCAAGCCGTTAAGTGGCAAGTTCTGTTCTATCTCAATGTTTTGAAGAAAAAAGGAATTGAGCACCAAGGAAAGATTGAATTCATTGAAAAAAATAAAAGTGATCATAAAATATATTATCTAGATCTGGATGCTGAAAACATTCAAAAGCTGTCGGTGATCGAAACGGAAATTATTGAATTGTTGAACCAACCGGCCCCACCATCTGTTGCCATTAATCGGAAGTGCGCCAAATGTGCTTATTACACTTATTGCTGTATCTAA
- the cas3 gene encoding CRISPR-associated helicase Cas3', whose protein sequence is MYFDQIPLFNFTENFNTATPFHAHLREDGHGNIISELLEEHMNLTMSYFDKLCEEKNLNPIFHHFEDRLVGDLSDPAKALWKELLYNTVYTHDLGKTNPNFQCQKMNNHVHQATLSKNTNHSYFSALIYANHYLNKVLSFKGKEQHLLFFTLIFNSYIISKHHGYLSNFPKFLNDLDHDLAYENDRPDCCVLYLGSFGDIIEITGKTEQSYHKVLTDLKRNELWQSIPWIIYGRFLFGLLVSCDFYATSDFMNGSVQNFGTIKDINNYRMAFNQSPITQNIHKHQLSKNIPTGSPFEKDDINTLRSELFLEAEENLLKNPNESLFFFEAPTGSGKTNTSINLALKLLESDSKLNKITYVFPFNTLVEQTKSSLISAFNINPSIADAITVVNGITSIKSLTTSGEDYPDGELYTSAKKRSTDTEKCCTDYEQSLLARQFLHYPIVLTTHVNFFNTLFGTDRESVFPLAHLANSVIILDEIQSYPNHLWKEIILFLQDYAQLLNMRIIIMSATLPDLGQLSLKDALPVSRLIKNPQRYYHHPLFKNRVSLDFSLLKYNQETILDKLLDKIIETSITLENNPDFVGFENKILVEFIKKSTALDFFTQLNNKLISQGINREVLCMTGDDNKAERKRIIEKVRTGKNLILVATQVIEAGVDIDMDMGFKDISLFDAEEQFLGRINRSCKKKGAKVFFFNYDPADLLYRNDFRKQEHLTIQDQTMWSLLESKNFTAFYDIILKEINASKQAYNESNIENFARETLWNFDYFGLQKHMKLIDDERQEISLFICGDLVEIDGVLIDSCALWNDYVDLLQNNSMGYAEKRVRLSNFSEKMDYFIYQIPMPKYSFDYQGQIGDLYRCERDETFFPNGKFDRNAFRAYHENNLFL, encoded by the coding sequence ATGTATTTTGATCAAATTCCACTCTTTAATTTCACAGAGAATTTTAATACTGCTACTCCATTCCATGCCCATCTTCGCGAAGATGGGCATGGGAATATTATCTCAGAATTATTAGAAGAGCATATGAACCTTACCATGAGCTATTTTGACAAACTTTGTGAGGAAAAGAATTTAAACCCGATTTTTCATCATTTCGAAGACCGATTGGTTGGTGATTTATCCGATCCAGCCAAAGCCTTGTGGAAGGAACTTCTTTACAACACCGTCTATACCCATGACCTGGGTAAAACCAATCCAAATTTCCAATGCCAGAAAATGAATAACCACGTCCATCAGGCTACCCTCTCAAAAAATACAAATCATTCTTACTTTTCAGCACTTATTTATGCAAATCACTATCTCAATAAAGTGCTTTCGTTTAAAGGCAAGGAACAGCATCTTCTGTTTTTTACTTTAATCTTTAATTCCTATATTATTAGCAAGCATCATGGTTATCTTAGTAATTTTCCAAAATTCTTAAACGATCTTGATCATGATCTGGCCTATGAAAATGATCGACCTGATTGTTGTGTTTTATATCTTGGATCATTTGGTGATATTATTGAAATCACAGGAAAAACTGAGCAGTCCTATCATAAGGTACTAACCGATCTAAAAAGAAATGAACTATGGCAGTCGATTCCCTGGATTATCTATGGACGATTTTTATTTGGTCTCCTGGTTTCCTGCGATTTTTATGCTACCTCTGATTTTATGAACGGATCCGTTCAAAATTTTGGCACGATCAAGGATATTAACAACTATCGCATGGCATTTAATCAATCGCCCATTACTCAAAACATCCACAAACATCAGTTAAGTAAGAATATTCCTACTGGCAGTCCATTTGAAAAAGATGATATCAACACCTTACGTAGCGAACTTTTCTTAGAGGCTGAAGAAAATCTATTGAAAAATCCCAATGAATCACTTTTCTTTTTTGAAGCGCCCACCGGAAGCGGTAAAACCAATACCTCTATCAATCTTGCCCTAAAACTATTAGAATCTGATTCAAAACTCAATAAAATCACCTATGTTTTTCCTTTTAATACCCTGGTCGAGCAAACCAAGAGCAGTTTAATAAGTGCCTTTAATATTAATCCATCCATTGCGGATGCAATTACGGTAGTTAATGGTATTACTTCCATTAAATCATTGACAACTTCTGGCGAGGATTACCCCGATGGCGAGTTGTATACATCCGCAAAAAAACGATCTACTGATACAGAAAAATGCTGTACTGATTATGAACAATCTCTTTTAGCACGGCAATTTTTGCACTATCCGATAGTTCTGACCACCCACGTCAATTTCTTTAACACGCTTTTTGGCACCGACCGAGAATCTGTTTTCCCTTTGGCACATCTTGCCAACAGCGTTATTATCCTGGACGAAATACAAAGTTATCCGAACCATCTTTGGAAAGAGATTATTCTATTTCTACAAGATTATGCGCAGCTTTTAAATATGCGTATCATCATTATGTCTGCCACCCTACCAGATTTAGGACAACTTAGTTTGAAAGATGCTCTCCCTGTGTCAAGACTGATTAAAAATCCGCAACGATACTATCATCATCCGCTTTTTAAAAATCGCGTAAGTTTAGATTTTTCATTGTTAAAATACAACCAGGAGACCATCCTGGATAAGCTTTTAGACAAAATAATTGAAACCAGCATCACACTCGAAAACAATCCCGATTTTGTTGGTTTTGAGAACAAAATTTTGGTTGAATTTATCAAGAAATCGACAGCCTTAGATTTTTTTACGCAATTAAATAACAAACTCATTTCACAGGGAATCAACCGTGAAGTTTTATGCATGACTGGCGACGATAATAAGGCGGAAAGAAAGCGGATTATTGAAAAGGTGCGAACCGGAAAAAATTTGATTCTGGTTGCCACTCAAGTGATCGAAGCCGGCGTCGACATCGATATGGATATGGGATTTAAAGACATTTCGCTTTTTGATGCAGAAGAACAGTTCCTTGGCCGCATCAATCGTTCTTGTAAGAAGAAAGGAGCAAAAGTTTTCTTTTTCAACTACGACCCTGCTGATCTTTTATACCGCAACGATTTCAGAAAACAGGAGCACCTCACAATTCAGGATCAAACCATGTGGAGCCTACTTGAGAGCAAAAACTTTACTGCCTTTTACGATATCATTCTCAAAGAAATCAATGCATCCAAACAGGCTTACAATGAATCGAATATTGAAAATTTCGCCCGGGAAACATTGTGGAATTTTGATTATTTTGGGCTCCAAAAACATATGAAGCTCATTGATGACGAACGTCAAGAAATTTCCCTGTTCATCTGCGGTGATCTTGTCGAAATTGATGGGGTTCTTATTGATAGCTGTGCCCTCTGGAATGACTATGTTGATTTATTGCAGAACAATTCCATGGGCTATGCCGAAAAGCGGGTTCGTTTATCAAATTTTTCAGAAAAAATGGATTATTTTATTTATCAAATTCCAATGCCAAAATATTCTTTTGATTATCAAGGTCAAATCGGTGATCTTTATCGATGTGAACGTGATGAAACGTTTTTCCCAAATGGCAAGTTTGATCGAAATGCATTTCGTGCTTATCATGAAAATAATCTTTTTTTGTAA
- the cas5b gene encoding type I-B CRISPR-associated protein Cas5b has product METLTFKLSGETAFFKQPDVNTYQYYTYGHIHKVALLGIFGAILGLDGYNQQNKSDSYPEFYTQLQHLKVAIQPINEEGYIPKKVQVFNNSVGYASKEEGGNLIVKEQWLEKPAWQIYLLFENSGEDLLLQNLRNRLLEKRFVYLPYLGKNDHYANIEGIEVYPLEMRSPDSPVRIHSLFPKLSGTLVPQDDLFLADTEELDFKYEERLPLAIDPDSNQYQTIPFIYTNIPVKLSDTTTIHQVSKTNLIFF; this is encoded by the coding sequence ATGGAGACACTCACCTTTAAGCTTAGCGGCGAAACCGCTTTTTTCAAACAACCGGATGTCAACACCTATCAATATTACACCTATGGGCATATTCATAAAGTCGCATTATTAGGAATCTTCGGTGCTATCTTAGGATTAGACGGCTATAACCAACAAAATAAATCTGACTCTTATCCTGAGTTTTATACTCAGTTACAACATCTGAAAGTCGCCATTCAGCCTATAAACGAAGAGGGATATATTCCTAAAAAGGTACAAGTTTTTAATAACTCCGTTGGTTATGCATCTAAAGAAGAAGGCGGCAATCTTATTGTTAAGGAGCAATGGTTGGAAAAGCCCGCCTGGCAAATTTATTTGTTGTTTGAAAATTCGGGAGAAGACTTATTACTTCAAAATTTAAGAAATCGGCTTCTCGAAAAACGTTTTGTCTATCTCCCCTATCTTGGAAAAAATGATCACTATGCTAATATTGAAGGGATAGAGGTTTATCCATTGGAGATGCGATCACCCGATTCACCAGTTCGCATCCACAGCCTTTTCCCCAAATTATCCGGTACGCTGGTTCCCCAGGATGATTTGTTTTTAGCTGATACAGAAGAACTTGATTTTAAATATGAAGAACGTCTGCCACTGGCAATTGATCCCGATTCGAATCAGTATCAAACCATCCCATTTATTTATACCAATATTCCGGTAAAACTATCAGATACGACAACCATACACCAGGTTTCCAAAACGAATCTTATCTTTTTTTAG